TGAGCACGGCCATCCGCTCCCAGAACACGAGGCTGCGACGGCGCCTCGGGATGGGGGCATGCTGTGTCGACACCGTGGGCCTCCGGCGTCGGCATCGACGACGTCGCTGCAGCGGCATGCAGGCGTTCCCAGGCCGCATGTGCGCAGCGCCGGCTCCCAAGCGTCACCGCGGGTGCGTGGCGAGCCAGTGCCGGGCGATCTGTTCGCGCGTGGCGACCCACGCGCCGCCACGCTGCGCGACGTGCCGCAAGAAGCCGTCGAGCGCGCGAATGCGGCCGGGCCTGCCGATGATCCGGCAGTGCAGGCCGACGCTCATCATGCGGGGGCGTTCGGCGCCTTCGGCGTGCAAGGCGTCGAACGTGTCGATCAGATACGCGAGTATGTCGTCGGCGGTCGTGAACCCGTGGACGAGTAAGAACTTGAAGTCGTTCGCGTCCAGGCTGTACGGCACGACGAGGTGCGGCCGGCCGGCCGCCTCGACGTAGAACGGCAGATCGTCCGAGTAGTCGTCGGAGTCGTAGAGGAAACCGCCTTCCTCGACGACGATGCGCCGTGTGGCGTGGCTTGTCCGGCCGGTGTACCAACCCACGGGCCGGCGTCCGACGAGCCGCTCGATCGTCGCGGTCGTGCGGGCGACATCGCCGCGCTCGATGTCCTCGGGCACGTCGCGGTAGTCGATCCAGCGCCAGCCGTGGCCGGCCACCTCCCAGCCGGCGACGCCCATCGCGCGCGCCGCAGCCGGGTTGCGCTCCAGAGCCTGCCCCACCGCGTGGACCGTCAGCGGTGCACCGTGTGCCGCGAGCGTGCGATGAATGCGCCAGAACCCCACCCGCGCACCGTAGGCGAACATCGACTCGACGTTCAGATCACGTCCGCCGGCCACCGGCGGCGCGCCGACGACCTCATGCAGAAAACCCTCTGAGGTCATGTCACCGTCGAGGACGTTGTGCTCGCCGCCCTCCTCGTAGTTGAGGACGAGGCTGACGGCCACGCGCGCGCCGCCGGGCCAGGCGGCACGCGGCGGCTGGGCGCCGTAGCCGACGAAGTCGCGCTGATGGTCGGACACGGCGGCACCCTACCGTCGATCGACCACCGTCTGGACGAGGCGCAGCGGCGGCGCCTCGGGACGCGCATGGCCGGCGCTTCGCGGGCGGAGGGCCGGATTCGTGATCTGATGCAGTCAGACCGTGCCGCTGTCGAATCCCTCGTCGAATCCCCTCCCGGATGGCCCGATGAGCACTCCGCACACCCCAGCGTCGTTGCCCTCACCCACGTCGGAACCGGGGCCCCGGCACGCCAGATGGCTGGAACTCTTCTTCGACCTGGTCTTTGTCGCCGTCGTCGCCCAGCTTTCGCACGGCCTGCACGGCGATCCCGGCTGGCGCGAGTTCGCCGTGTTCCTCGGCCTCTACTTTCCGCCCTGGTGGATGTGGGCGAATCTCACGGTCTCCGCCAATCTCTTCCAGGACGACAGCGCCCGCCGCCGCGTCGTCATGCTGATCGCGATGCTCTGCCTCGCCGTGATGGCCGCCGCGGTGCCCGAGGCAGACGGGGACCGGGCCCCTGCCTACGCCCTCGGCTACGCGGGCACCCGCCTCGTCCTGCTCGCCCTGTGGTGGCCCGCCACCCGCTACCCCGCGCCCCGTACCCTGCCCCGCTGGCGGCCACTGACCTACTGCCTG
This sequence is a window from Streptomyces sp. HUAS YS2. Protein-coding genes within it:
- the puuE gene encoding allantoinase PuuE — protein: MSDHQRDFVGYGAQPPRAAWPGGARVAVSLVLNYEEGGEHNVLDGDMTSEGFLHEVVGAPPVAGGRDLNVESMFAYGARVGFWRIHRTLAAHGAPLTVHAVGQALERNPAAARAMGVAGWEVAGHGWRWIDYRDVPEDIERGDVARTTATIERLVGRRPVGWYTGRTSHATRRIVVEEGGFLYDSDDYSDDLPFYVEAAGRPHLVVPYSLDANDFKFLLVHGFTTADDILAYLIDTFDALHAEGAERPRMMSVGLHCRIIGRPGRIRALDGFLRHVAQRGGAWVATREQIARHWLATHPR